One region of Pagrus major chromosome 7, Pma_NU_1.0 genomic DNA includes:
- the LOC140999387 gene encoding 5-hydroxytryptamine receptor 2B-like, which yields MDAHTFWNHTDAPYDSHTDMMFLIFNCTVLTLALVLGLPGNLWVCWVVFRIKSLRTCNNALLVSLAASDLLKCSVDTPLLLFSFLRYGRDSEVSVPVCTLQQFTYALCSCVQLLTLVSISVERFQAIAFPFQTEGRKARVRLWILSIWACGLILAVISLILSEKALFYMLCRPHTRWHQDERLHYWDPFGPYVLVPVWGLSLTVIVVHYARIFKVVRQQRKKVFNRGVQLQPRVSEHVWGLLSVPASAPRTAPLRPLPSVGSGSPLPPRRTVLLVAEAGAPCAGLSTGGSPGRPPEIVGAVCLLTPGARERGKKQMEGRVAQRFGYIIIAFTLFWVPMVVLLLVNVISWQDTDKLLMELETSAMVLTCVQAAVDPLIYTLVTRQFRSELSKILSSIPGCPLRLRA from the exons ATGGACGCGCACACTTTCTGGAACCACACAGACGCGCCCTATGACAGCCACACGGACATGATGTTTCTCATATTCAACTGCACAGTCTTGACCTTAGCATTAGTCCTGGGTTTGCCCGGGAACCTGTGGGTTTGCTGGGTTGTTTTCAGGATCAAGAGCCTGCGGACCTGCAACAACGCGCTGCTGGTCAGCTTGGCCGCCAGTGACCTCCTGAAGTGCTCCGTGGACACGCcgctgctgctcttctctttCCTGAGATATGGGAGGGACAGCGAGGTGTCGGTGCCTGTGTGCACCCTGCAGCAGTTCACCTACGCCCTGTGCAGCTGCGTCCAGCTGCTCACGCTGGTCAGCATCAGCGTGGAGCGCTTCCAGGCCATCGCGTTCCCCTTTCAAACCGAGGGGAGGAAAGCGAGGGTGCGCCTCTGGATCCTGTCCATCTGGGCATGCGGCCTCATCCTGGCTGTGATCTCTCTGATTCTGTCTGAAAAAGCGCTTTTTTACATGCTCTGCCGCCCGCACACAAGGTGGCACCAAGACGAGCGGCTTCACTATTGGGATCCGTTTGGGCCCTACGTGCTGGTGCCGGTGTGGGGACTCTCTCTGACTGTCATCGTCGTCCACTACGCGCGGATATTCAAAGTTGTCAggcagcagagaaagaaagtgtTCAACCGGGGAGTCCAGCTTCAGCCGAGGGTGTCGGAGCACGTCTGGGGCTTGTTGAGTGTCCCCgcttcagcaccacggacagctccGCTCAGGCCTCTGCCCTCTGTGGGCTCCGGCAGCCCGCTGCCTCCCCGCCGGACGGTGCTCTTGGTGGCCGAGGCCGGAGCCCCCTGTGCGGGCTTGTCCACAGGGGGCTCCCCGGGGAGACCTCCGGAGATCGTGGGGGCAGTTTGTCTTCTGACACCTGGAGCTCGGGAGCGGGGGAAGAAACAGATGGAGGGGAGAGTAGCCCAGCGGTTTGGATACATTATCATTGCGTTCACGCTGTTCTGGGTGCCCATGGTGGTTTTGTTGCTTGTGAACGTCATCTCGTGGCAGGACACGGATAAA TTGCTGATGGAGCTGGAGACATCAGCGATGGTGCTGACCTGTGTGCAGGCTGCAGTGGATCCCCTCATCTATACTTTAGTCACCAGACAGTTTCGCTCTGAACTCAGCAAGATCTTGTCCTCCATCCCAGGGTGTCCCCTAAGACTGAGGGCCTGA